CTGCAGGCCGTCAACCAGCAGCGCCAGGTCGATGTCATCGCCGGTGGTGCCGACCTTCTTCGAATCCTTGGTGATGGCTTCCAGATGATCTTCGTAGATCATCTTGGAGTCGTGCAGCAGGCGGCCGATCAGCGTGCTCTTGCCGTCGTCGACGTTGCCGCAGGTAAGGAAGCGCAACAGTTCCTTGCGCTCGTGCTGGGCCAGGTAGGCGAGAATGTCCTGGCTGATCAAATCGGATTGGTGACTCATGGTGCGCGATCCTCAGAAATAGCCCTGACGTTTCTTCTCTTCCATCGAACCAGCCTGGTCGTGGTCGATGACCCGGCCTTGGCGTTCGCTGGTCTTGGTCAGGAGCATCTCCTGGATGATTTCCGGCAGCGTGGTCGCGGTGGACTCCACGGCGCCGGTCAGCGGGTAGCAGCCGAGGGTGCGGAAACGCACCATCTTCTTGGTGATGCGCGACTTCTCTTCATCGGACAGATGCTCGAGGATGCGCTCATCATCGATCATGATCAGCGTGCCGTTCTTCTCGATCACTTCGCGCTCGGCAGCGAAGTACAGCGGCACGATTGGAATCTGCTCCAGGTAGATGTACTGCCAGATGTCCAGTTCGGTCCAGTTCGACAGCGGGAAAACGCGGATCGACTCGCCCTTCTTCACCTTGCCGTTGTACACGTTCCACAGCTCGGGGCGCTGGTTCTTCGGGTCCCAGCGGTGCTTGCTGTCGCGGAAGGAGTACACGCGCTCCTTGGCACGCGACTTCTCTTCGTCGCGACGCGCGCCACCGAAGGCGGCGTCAAAACCGTACTTGTCCAGCGCCTGTTTGAGGCCTTCAGTCTTCATCACGTCGGTGTGCTTGGCACTGCCGTAGGTGAAGGGATTCATGTCCTGCGCCACACCATCGGGGTTGATGTGGGTGATCAGGTCCAGGCCCATCTCGCTGACCATCTTGTCGCGAAAGCTGTACATCTCCTGGAATTTCCAGCGGGTGTCGACGTGCATCACCGGAAACGGCAGTTTGCCTGGGAAGAATGCCTTGCGGGCCAGATGCAGCATCACGGCTGAATCCTTACCGATGGAATAGAGCATCACCGGGTTATCGAATTCGGCGGCCACTTCACGAATGATGTGGATGCTTTCCGCCTCCAGCTGCTTGAGATGGGTCAATTTGTCGAGCATGGCTACTCACGGATTGCTGTTATGGGGCCGGCGGGCCGTGGACGAGCGCGCACTCTACCACAGCACCTGCTTATACTCAGGGCGCCAGTTAGATCGAAACGTTCTAGCGTTATGCCTACCCGTCTGGATGATTCAGACCGGATTGGGGCAGTCGATGAACAGGTGTTCAAGGGCGAAGCGACGCGCCAGATAATCACCCAGCGCCTGCACGCCGTAGCGCTCGGTGGCGTGATGACCAGCGGCGATGAAGCTCACGCCATTCTCCCGCGCGCTGTGGAAGGTCTGCTCCGAGGCTTCGCCGGTCAAGTACAGATCGACCCCGGCCGCTACCGCCTGATCGATGTAGCCCTGCCCACCACCGGTGCACCAGCCGACGCGACGGATCAGCCCTTCGCCCTCCACCAGCAGCGGTTCACGCCCGAGCACCTGCTGCACGTGGCGGGCGAAATCGACGGCGCTCACGGGCTCGGTCAGCGAGCCGACGAGGCCAACAGTACGCGGATTTTCCGGCTCCAGTGGCCCTTCGACGACGATGCCCAACTGCCGTGCGAGCTGCACGTTGTTGCCCACCTCGGGGTGCACATCCAATGGCAGGTGATAGGCCAGCAGGCTAATATCGTTGGCCAGCAGCGCTTTCAGGCGACGCTGCTTCATGCCAGTGACACAGGGGTTCTCACCCTTCCAGAAATAGCCGTGATGCACCAGCAGCACATCGGCTTCGGCCTCGATCGCAGCCTCGATCAGCGCCTGGCTGGCGGTGACGCCACTGACAATGCGGCGGACCTGCCGACGACCCTCGACCTGCAGGCCGTTGGGGCAGTAATCACTGATGCGCGACGCATTAAGAAAAGCGTCAGCTTCTTCCACTAGCGTGGTCAGGACAATGGCCATGAAGATTCCTCACAAGCTGTTGCGGGCCGCTGCCTAATTGGCGAGCACCTCACTATAATGCGCCACCTTAAGGGCCGGATTTGGCCCCTGCAACTCTCAGGATTGTCTCGATGCCCCAGGCACTGCGTTTTCTCGGTTGGCCCCTGCTGGTTGGCGTGCTGCTCGCACTCCTGCTGATCCAGCGCTACCCGGAATGGGTCGGTTTGCCACGCCAGGAAGTGCAGCTGGTGCAGGCCCCGCTCTACAGCCGCCTGCAGGAAGGCCCGGTATCCTACGCCGAAGCCGTCGACACCGCTTCGCCTGCAGTGGCCAACCTGTACACCACCAAGCTGGTAAGCAAACCCGCTCATCCGCTGTTCGAAGACCCAACCTTCCGGCGCTTCTTCGGCGACAACCTGCCCCGCCAGCAGCGCATGGAATCGAGCCTGGGCTCGGCCGTGCTGATGAGCCGTGAAGGCTACCTGCTGACCAACAATCACGTGGTCAGCGGTGCCGACCAGATCGTCGTCGCCCTCAAGGATGGCCGCGAAACCCTGGCACGGGTGATCGGCAACGACCCGGAAACCGACCTCGCGGTCTTGAAGATCGACCTGCCCAATCTCCCGGCGATCACCCTCGGGCGCTCCGACAGGATTCGCATCGGCGATGTCACCCTGGCCATCGGCAACCCCTTCGGCGTCGGCCAGACCGTGACCATGGGCATCATCAGCGCCACCGGGCGCAACCAGCTGGGCCTCAACACCTACGAAGACTTCATCCAGACCGATGCGGCAATCAACCCGGGCAACTCCGGCGGTGCGTTGGTCGATGCCCACGGCAATCTGGTTGGCATCAACACCGCGATCTTCTCCAAGTCCGGCGGCTCGCAGGGCATCGGCTTCGCCATACCGGTGAAACTGGCGATGGAAGTGATGCAGGCGATCATCGAACATGGTCAGGTGATTCGCGGCTACCTGGGTGTCGAGGTGCAACCACTTACGCCGGAACTGGCCGAGTCCTTCGGCCTCGATGGCCGCCCTGGCATTGTCGTCGCCGGGGTCTATCGCGACGGCCCAGCGCAGAAAGCCGGCCTGCAGCCTGGCGACCTGATTCTCAGCATCGACGGCGAAGCGGCCAGCGACGGCCGGCGTTCGATGAACCAGGTAGCGCGCACCAAGCCTGGCGACAAGATTCGCATCGAGGTACTGCGCAACGGCAAATCGCTGGAGCTAACCGCGGAAATCGGTGTCCGCCCCCCCGTCAATAACAACTGAAAACATGAAAAAGCCGGCAGTAGCCTAATGCCAGTCAGTTAAGCTGACTGGCATTTTTATTTCTGGTCGGATACTTGGACGGCCGGGCTTGACCGCTCGCGGATAACTGCGATCCTCACGACGATGAGGTAGGACGTAGTGCGTGGCCGAGGCCTGTAGTTCGGCCAGGTAGCGAGGGATGTTGCCTCGCACCGCAGCGCTGCCCAAACGCTGGCGACCTTGCACGATTGCACTGGGTGCTACCAATGGCTTCTGCCCAGGCAGCATGATGCCCATACGGCTCGCGGCATCCCAGGCCGACATCCGGCGAAACAACGCCATGGCGATCACGCACCAGATCATGGCTTCAAGAGGGAGACGTCGCTTACGCAGGGTCGCCACTCCCGCCGTTTCCAGTGCGGTGCTAACTAGGTCTGGATCAAGCAGCGCCCCAGCTCGTCAAGGGAGTGGGTGGCAGAAGCCGCTTCGTGAGTCAGTGCCAAGGCGCGGGAAAGTCGCATAAAAAATCCGATGCTCAAAACAAGCATCGGATTTTCGTTTCAGCGCGCAGAAGGTCAAGCTGTAGTGCTTAACTGACTGGCATTAGCCCTAGGGGCGCCTTTTTGATTGCCGCAGAAGAATCAGCTCTTCTTGCGCACGTACAGCACTAGGTTGTGGTCAACCAGCTCGAAACCGTGCTCCTTGACGATCTCTTTCTGGCGCTTCTCGATCTCGGCGTCGAAGAATTCGATCACTTCGCCGGAGTCGACGCAGACCATATGGTCGTGATGGCCACTATCAGCCAGCTCGAATACGGCATGGCCGCCATCGAAGTTGTGACGCACCACCAGGCCAGCGGCCTCGAACTGAGTCAGCACGCGGTATACGGTGGCCAGGCCGACGTCCTCACCGGCCTCCATCAGCGCTTTGTAGACATCCTCCGCACTCATGTGGCGGTGCTCGGCGTTATCCAGCATTTGCAGGATTTTGACTCGTGGCAGAGTCACCTTCAGTCCAGCTTTGCGCAGTTCGTTATTTTCAACCATGGTCTGCTTTCTCATGGATGCTGCTTCGCAGCACCCTTCAATACGGGTATGATCCGGGGTTCAAGTTGCCCAAGATAGTGGAAGTCACCCTCCGATGCAAAAAACCAAGCTCTTGCTGACCAGCCTGTCGCTGACCGGGCTCTTCGCACTCGCCGGTTGTTCATTCCCCGGGGTTTACAAGATCGACATTCAACAGGGCAATGTCGTGACACAGGACATGATAGACCAGCTGCGCCCGGGAATGACCCGACGCCAAGTGCGGTTTATCATGGGTAACCCGCTGATCACCGACACCTTCCATGCCGATCGCTGGGATTATCTGTACAGCATCCAGCCTGGCGGCCGTCAGCGCCTGCAGGAACGCGTCAGCCTGGTGTTCGACGGCAGCGACCAGCTGGTTGGCCTGGCCGGCGACTTCATGCCCGGCGTAAGCCGTGACCAGGCGATCATGGGCGAAGGCGGCGACACCAGCAGTGCCCAGCCGCAAGCCAAACCACAGGATGAAACGCCGCCAGCGCCCGGCTCGTTGCTGGAGCAGATCCAGCGCGAGGTGGATCAGGTCGAAACCGTCCCGGTACCGACACCTGAGCCGCTGGACACCAATCCGCAGTAATACGCGGACACTAAAAAG
The genomic region above belongs to Pseudomonas sediminis and contains:
- the algW gene encoding Do family serine endopeptidase AlgW, with translation MPQALRFLGWPLLVGVLLALLLIQRYPEWVGLPRQEVQLVQAPLYSRLQEGPVSYAEAVDTASPAVANLYTTKLVSKPAHPLFEDPTFRRFFGDNLPRQQRMESSLGSAVLMSREGYLLTNNHVVSGADQIVVALKDGRETLARVIGNDPETDLAVLKIDLPNLPAITLGRSDRIRIGDVTLAIGNPFGVGQTVTMGIISATGRNQLGLNTYEDFIQTDAAINPGNSGGALVDAHGNLVGINTAIFSKSGGSQGIGFAIPVKLAMEVMQAIIEHGQVIRGYLGVEVQPLTPELAESFGLDGRPGIVVAGVYRDGPAQKAGLQPGDLILSIDGEAASDGRRSMNQVARTKPGDKIRIEVLRNGKSLELTAEIGVRPPVNNN
- the cysD gene encoding sulfate adenylyltransferase subunit CysD, producing the protein MLDKLTHLKQLEAESIHIIREVAAEFDNPVMLYSIGKDSAVMLHLARKAFFPGKLPFPVMHVDTRWKFQEMYSFRDKMVSEMGLDLITHINPDGVAQDMNPFTYGSAKHTDVMKTEGLKQALDKYGFDAAFGGARRDEEKSRAKERVYSFRDSKHRWDPKNQRPELWNVYNGKVKKGESIRVFPLSNWTELDIWQYIYLEQIPIVPLYFAAEREVIEKNGTLIMIDDERILEHLSDEEKSRITKKMVRFRTLGCYPLTGAVESTATTLPEIIQEMLLTKTSERQGRVIDHDQAGSMEEKKRQGYF
- a CDS encoding outer membrane protein assembly factor BamE, whose protein sequence is MQKTKLLLTSLSLTGLFALAGCSFPGVYKIDIQQGNVVTQDMIDQLRPGMTRRQVRFIMGNPLITDTFHADRWDYLYSIQPGGRQRLQERVSLVFDGSDQLVGLAGDFMPGVSRDQAIMGEGGDTSSAQPQAKPQDETPPAPGSLLEQIQREVDQVETVPVPTPEPLDTNPQ
- the fur gene encoding ferric iron uptake transcriptional regulator, encoding MVENNELRKAGLKVTLPRVKILQMLDNAEHRHMSAEDVYKALMEAGEDVGLATVYRVLTQFEAAGLVVRHNFDGGHAVFELADSGHHDHMVCVDSGEVIEFFDAEIEKRQKEIVKEHGFELVDHNLVLYVRKKS
- a CDS encoding transposase domain-containing protein, producing MATLRKRRLPLEAMIWCVIAMALFRRMSAWDAASRMGIMLPGQKPLVAPSAIVQGRQRLGSAAVRGNIPRYLAELQASATHYVLPHRREDRSYPRAVKPGRPSIRPEIKMPVSLTDWH
- a CDS encoding Nif3-like dinuclear metal center hexameric protein; this translates as MAIVLTTLVEEADAFLNASRISDYCPNGLQVEGRRQVRRIVSGVTASQALIEAAIEAEADVLLVHHGYFWKGENPCVTGMKQRRLKALLANDISLLAYHLPLDVHPEVGNNVQLARQLGIVVEGPLEPENPRTVGLVGSLTEPVSAVDFARHVQQVLGREPLLVEGEGLIRRVGWCTGGGQGYIDQAVAAGVDLYLTGEASEQTFHSARENGVSFIAAGHHATERYGVQALGDYLARRFALEHLFIDCPNPV